The sequence AAAACATAAAAAACTGATTGATTTTTTATATGAAACCAAAAACTGATTTATTCCATTTATAAAACCATATGATTAATACCTATTGCTGATACCTTTGCTTATTGTTTAATGCCAAATCATTTTTATTTTGCGATTCGCATTAAAGATAAGGATGTTTTGTTAAACCTGACAGGTTTGAATCATGAAAAAGACCTGACAAGTTTTTACACATATCAGGTCTTTTTTTATCAAATAAGCTTTAAGATTATTTCCAAATCCCAAAACAGGTTTTTACATTTTTTCTTTAATAGCAGCTTGTGCAGCAGCTAAACGTGCAATAGGTACTCGGAACGGAGAACAACTTACATAGTCCATTCCTACTTTATGACAAAACTCAACTGATGAAGGCTCACCACCGTGTTCGCCACAGATACCCACTTTAAGTTTTGGATTTGAACTTCTACCTCTTGTTGTACCCATTTCAACTAATTGTCCGATACCTTCCTGGTCTAATACCTGGAAAGGATCATGCTTAAGAATTCCTTTTTCAATATAGATAGGTAAGAATTTTCCGGCATCATCTCTTGAATAACCAAATCCCATTTGAGTAAGGTCATTGGTGCCGAATGAGAAGAATTCTGCAACTTCACCAATTTTGTCAGCTGTTAAAGCAGCACGCGGAATTTCAATCATAGTTCCAACCAAGTAATCAATCTTGTTGTTTCTTTCAGCAAATACTTTGTTTATTACAGAACGAACAATTTCTTCCTGCATTTTGAATTCCTCTAAAGTTCCGATAAGTGGAATCATAATTTCAGGAACAGCTGTTACACCTTTCGCTTTAAGATCTAATGCAGCTTCAATAATTGCTCTCGCCTGCATTTCAGTAATCTCCGGGTAGGTATTCCCTAAACGACAACCACGGTGTCCTAACATTGGGTTGAATTCATGAAGATCTTCAACTTTTTGTTTGATTACTTTAACAGTAATTCCCATCTCTTTTGCCATTTCCGTCTGATTTTCTTCCTCGTGTGGAACAAACTCATGTAGAGGTGGATCAAGTAAACGGACTGTTACCGGTAGTCCTGCCATTGCATTGAATACTTCAGTAAAATCTTGTCTCTGAATAGTCAATAATTTGTCTAAAGCTTCTCTTCTTCCAGCCTCATCATCTGCAAGAATCATTTCACGCATTCTGATTAATCTTTCTCCTTCGAAAAACATATGCTCTGTTCTGCATAGACCAATTCCCTGAGCACCAAACTTCCTTGCTACCAGACATTCTCTTTCTGTTTCGGCATTTGTTCTTACTCCTAATCTTCTATATTTATCTGCCAGTTCCATGATATTTCCAAAGTCGCCGCTTAATTCAGGATCAATTGTAGCAATTTTACCTTCATACACTTCTCCGGTTGAACCGTTAAGAGAAATCCAATCACCTTCTTTGAAAGTTTTTCCATTTGCTGTAAATACTCTTGCTTTACCATCGATCTTACAATCTCCAGCTCCGGAAACACAACATTTACCCATACCTCTTGCAACAACAGCAGCGTGAGAAGTCATACCACCACGTGCGGTTAAAATGCCTTTTGCAATATCCATACCTTCAAGGTCTTCAGGAGAGGTTTCGACACGAACAAGGATAGAAACAGGATATTTGCCTGCTTCATCAGCATGGAAAACAACTTGACCTGTAGCAGCACCTGGAGATGCTGGTAAGCCTTTTGCTACAACATTTGCAGATTTGATTGCTTCTTTATCAAACACAGGGTGTAATAGCTCATCTAATTTGTTAGGCTCCTGACGTAGTATGGCAGTTTTTTCATCAATCATACCTTCATTAAGCATTTCCATTGCAATTTTCACCATTGCAGCGGCAGTACGTTTACCGTTACGAGTCTGTAGCATCCAAAGTTTTCCATCCTGAATTGTGAACTCAAGGTCTTGCATATCCTTGAAATAGGACTCAAGATTATTTTGTGTTTCATTAAGTTCATTATATGCTTTTGGCATGTATTCTTCTAATGATGGGAAATTTGATGCTCTTTCTTCTTCAGAAACACCAGCAAGCTCAGCCCACTGAAGCGATCCGGCTTTGGTAATCTGTTGTGGAGTTCTAACACCTGCAACAACATCTTCACCTTGAGCATCAATTAAATATTCACCGTTAAATACATTCTCGCCTGTAGCTGCATCTCTTGTAAAGGCAACACCAGTACCTGAGTTAGAACCCATATTTCCATAAACCATTGCCTGAACATTAACAGCAGTTCCCCAATCGCCAGGTATTTGATTCATGTTACGATAATAGATAGCACGACTGGTATTCCAACTGTCAAATACAGCGCAAACACCACCCCAAAGTTGCTCCCAAGGATCATCAGGGAAGTTGTTGCCTGTTTGAGCTTTGCAGGCAGCCTTAAAATCAATAACCATTTGTTTCAAATCTTCAACCTCAAGCTCATTATCATTCTCAACACCTTTTTTTGCTTTGGCATTGCTTATAATTTCTTCAAAAGGATCGTGATCTTCTTTATTCTGCGCCTCAACACCAAGAACAACACCACCATACATCTGAACAAAT comes from Bacteroidota bacterium and encodes:
- a CDS encoding pyruvate, phosphate dikinase; its protein translation is MKRKNVYFFGDTKAEGNATMKNLLGGKGANLAEMNLIGVPVPPGFTITTEVCTDYNKIGQEETIELLKNEVEEAIYSIEKIMGTKFGSNKNPCLLSVRSGARVSMPGMMDTVLNLGMNDNACEGLIARTGNARFAWDSYRRFVQMYGGVVLGVEAQNKEDHDPFEEIISNAKAKKGVENDNELEVEDLKQMVIDFKAACKAQTGNNFPDDPWEQLWGGVCAVFDSWNTSRAIYYRNMNQIPGDWGTAVNVQAMVYGNMGSNSGTGVAFTRDAATGENVFNGEYLIDAQGEDVVAGVRTPQQITKAGSLQWAELAGVSEEERASNFPSLEEYMPKAYNELNETQNNLESYFKDMQDLEFTIQDGKLWMLQTRNGKRTAAAMVKIAMEMLNEGMIDEKTAILRQEPNKLDELLHPVFDKEAIKSANVVAKGLPASPGAATGQVVFHADEAGKYPVSILVRVETSPEDLEGMDIAKGILTARGGMTSHAAVVARGMGKCCVSGAGDCKIDGKARVFTANGKTFKEGDWISLNGSTGEVYEGKIATIDPELSGDFGNIMELADKYRRLGVRTNAETERECLVARKFGAQGIGLCRTEHMFFEGERLIRMREMILADDEAGRREALDKLLTIQRQDFTEVFNAMAGLPVTVRLLDPPLHEFVPHEEENQTEMAKEMGITVKVIKQKVEDLHEFNPMLGHRGCRLGNTYPEITEMQARAIIEAALDLKAKGVTAVPEIMIPLIGTLEEFKMQEEIVRSVINKVFAERNNKIDYLVGTMIEIPRAALTADKIGEVAEFFSFGTNDLTQMGFGYSRDDAGKFLPIYIEKGILKHDPFQVLDQEGIGQLVEMGTTRGRSSNPKLKVGICGEHGGEPSSVEFCHKVGMDYVSCSPFRVPIARLAAAQAAIKEKM